TTGGGCTGCAGGCGGAGGCGGAGATGCCCGCCGTGCTCGAGGAGAAGACCTCGCCGGCGAACTGGGCGGCCGCGGGGGGCATCGGACTCTTCGGGTTTGGATGGACCAGTTTCACCACGTTTCATGCGGTGCTGATGATCGGCGGGATGTATTCGGCCTTCGGAATCGGAGCGCTCGCGCTGCTGGGGTTCTACGCGATTTTCTTTGCGGTGGGTTTCGCGATGCTCGGCGCGGCCGTCAACGCCGCCAGCGACGAGTCGATCGAGTTGGACGGGCGCAGCCTGACCGTGCGCCGCAAACTCGGGTGGTGGGTCCGCAAAAAGCACTACAGCTTGGGCCCCGAGGCCAAAGCCGAGATCGGGAAGGTGAACGCCGTCAAGATGGGCGCAGGCAACTCGAACAGCGTCATGCCCGCGATCGTGATTCCGGATGCGCAGGGTCGCCCCGTTTCCTTTGGTTCGGGCAAGACCGTCGAGCAGCGCAAGGCGTTGCGCGATCGGATCAACGCGTATCTGGCCGTGACGCGTCCCTGACCCTCGCGCACAGATCCGCCGCTGCGGCCGGCCACTCGGGGAACTGAAACTCGAAACCGGCGCGAAGCAACCGCGTCGGCAGGACCCGCCTGCTCTTGAGCACGAGTTCGGATTCGGTGCCCATCAGGCGGGTGCCGATCTCGATCATCCAAGCGGGTGCGGGCAGACCGAAACGCGCTCCCCACGCCTCGCGAAGCACGTGCATGAACTCGCTGTTGGGAATGGGGTTGGGGGAGGCGAGGGCCACGGGGCCCTCCAACTCCTCATGGTCGATGAGGAAAAGGACCGCCGCACCGAAGTCCGCTTCGTGAATCCAGGAGACGTACTGCCGGCCATCGCCCATCGCTCCACCCAACCCCTTACGCACGAGTCCGAGGAGGACGTCGAAGACGCCGCCCCGGTCGGGGCTGAGGGTGAGCGCGGAGCGCATGGCGACCTTTCGAGTGTGCGAGGTTGGGGCCTCCGCCAGGGTCTGCTCCCACGCCTTCGCCACATCGATGCTGAAGTTCCACGTGTCGGGCGCGCCGGGTTCGTTGCCGCCGAGTTCGCCGGTGACGTCGTCGTTGGGGGCGTCGTAGCGGTGGCGATAGATCGTGGCCGTGGAGGCCTGCAGCCACACGGCCGGGGGCGACTCGGCCTGGGCGATAGCCTGACCGATGACGCGGGTCGAATCCACCCTGGAATCGAGGATCGCGCGCCGGTTCTCGGGCGTGTACCGGCAGTTCACGCTCCGGCCCGCGAGGTTGATCACAACATCGGCCCCGTCGACGGCATCGGCCCACGGCCCCAGGGCTTTGCCGTCCCACTGCATGGTGTCGGGCGTGGCCTCTCGTGTGAGCACGACCACTTCGGCGCCCCTTGGTTTCAAGGCGCGCCGCAGCACCGCGCCCACCTGTCCGCTCCCGCCCGCGAGGACGACCTTCACGGCAGGAGCGTACCGCTCGAGCAGGTCCATGAGGAAACCCTCTCGCGGTTGAGCCGTCCCAACTGCATGAGTCTTCTGGCGGCCATCGTCCTCCTCGGTCCGCAAGGCGTGCAGGCGGGCACAAGCCTCCGTTTTATGCAGCCCGCGGTTTACCGGGCGGGTTCCGTACCGGATCCGTTGGCAGCGGGCGGGTACGGGGCGTCCGATAACGCTCCCAAACCCATGTGGGACAAGCGACTGCTAGCCGAGGGACCCAAGGCCACCCTCACGCCGGGCAGGGACCAGCTCATCCTCACCGTCACAAACGGTTCGAAGACCGACATCTGGTTTCATGCTGCGGACAGCAATCTCTTGGGCTACCTCGAGGCGAAGGACGCGCGCGGCGTGTTCCGGCCGATCCAGTACCATCAGTGGTACACCTGCGGCAACAGCTACCACCGGGTGGGGCTTCCTCCTGGAACGGGGTGGACTTTCAGCGTGATGCCGAGCCCTGGGACGTTCCACTCTACGGTCCGGTGGCGCTACCGGCACCAAGGCTCGGACCTCGTTTCGAACGAGTTGCGACAGTCGATCTCGCTGACCGCATTCGACCTGGATCCTGGCGTCAGTGCCCATCACGAATTGTGGCTCGAAGGCGACTATCCCGTGCTCGGGCTTAAGGGAATCCGACGCCGGTAGCGGCTTCCTTCACGCCTGGCGAGCCATGGAAACGTGCCTCCGCCAGGGTCGCGAAGGCACCTCTTGAGCTGGCCGGCGCTGGCGACCTGCCCACAATGGAACATGCCCAAGGTCAATTTGGTAGACGCCTTTGCGCAGATCGACGCGTACTGGTCCCCTCGCATTGTTGCCGAACTCAACGGACAACACGTCAAGCTGGCCAAGCTGAAGGGGGAGTTCGTGTGGCACGCCCATCCGGATGAGGACGAGTTGTTCCTGGTGGTAGCGGGTCGCCTGACCCTCGAGATGCGCGAAGGGAACATTGAGCTTTGCCCCGGCGAGTTCTATGTCGTGCCGAGGGGAGTGGAACATCGGCCGGTCGCTCACGAGGAGGCGCACGTGCTGCTCTTCGAGCCTGCGGGCACGCGCAACACGGGAGATGCGGGCGGCGATCGGACCGTGGACCCCGAGTGGCTGTGACCTTCGGCCCGCAGGCGGGTTCGAACCGGCCTACAATGTCCTCATGTCGATCGAGATGCTCAAGACTGCCGGAGTCGCCGTTCTCCTGGCGGGTGTGTTCGTCGTCGTACCGATCGTGGCGATTCTTCTCGAGCACCAACGTCGGATGGCGAAACTCATTCGCGGGGAGAAGGACGAGCCCTCCGAGCTGATTCACCTCCTGTCAGGCACCCCAAAGAGCAACTCGCAGCTCGAGGCGCGCATCGAGGCCCTGGAGGCGGAAGTGCGTGAGCTGCGCAACCAAAGCTCGTTGTCATCGCTCAACGCGCCCTAGGTCTTCACCTCGCGGAGTCAAGTTCGCGGCCCTTCGGCGTCAGAAGGTACAGGCGCGTTTCGTATCCCGCCTCCGCCTTCGCCACAATCACTCCGCGATCGTTGATGGCGAGGGCCTCTTGCATCCCGTCCCGATGCACGTTCCACAGGTCCCGCAAGGCCCCGTCCTTCCACACGTAGGCATGTGTCTCGGTTCCGTCGAAGGTGAAGGCGCCAACGATTTGGCCGAGCCCGTTGATCGCCCGTGCGTCGGACCACTTCACCTTTTCGTCGAAGAGGTGGGTCGTGGCACCTGACTTCCAGAGCACGGCGCGGGAGCCGACCCGGCCCACGGCGAGGCCCTGCCGGTTCACAGCGTTGAGCCAATCGTAGGAGCCCTCCGGAACAAGGTCGATCCATCTCGTTCCGTTGCGGATGGCAGGTTGCGTTTTCTGGGGACTCATGCCCTCGCCGAAGCCCTGAAAGCGGTTGCCATAAAAGCGACCCTTGGCGTCGATCCCCTCGAGAATGAAGCTGCCGAGTTGGAGTTTGGACCACTTGCCACCGTTCCAGCACAGGAGGCTCTCGGTTCCGGCGACCCACACGGCCCGTTCGGGCGTCACCGCGACGGCTCGCCCCTCGAGGTAGGGCAGGACCGTCAGGCGCGCCTTGGCCCATCCGCCCTGGGGATCGGGGGTCCACGTGGCGGGGTGATCCCGGTGGTCGACCATCACGTCGCCCACGAGGAGTTGCGCGGTGCCCGCATAGACATGGCCGTACTCGGCCTTTCCCAGCGGAAGGCCGGACAACGTGCCCTTGCTCCACACGAACGGCTTCGCGAAGAACGTCTCCCCATGGACACCGACCGAATCGCACGTGAACCCTGCCACGGTGTCGTCCTCAAGGAGCGTCACTCCGCCGATCCAGGTGCGGCTAACTGGCCCGCGCGTGGGCATCGACAGCACGAGGGTGGTGTCGTAGGCCGTCGGGTTCTGGCTGGCGAGAGCCACGAGGATCAGCGCGCCGAGCATGTGATTTGGACGCGCGTGGGAAGGGGGGCGTCACTGGAGTGCTTCGAGGAGCTGCCCTGGGTTGAAGGGTTTGAAAAGGCGCAGCCTCACGTTGGGAGGCTTTCCGCCTGGCGGCCATCGCGGGTCGTCGTCGTCGATGTCTCGTTCGACGGAGAGAAGCACGACTGGAATGTCGCACAACTCGGGGTCCCGAGCCATGGCGTCGAGGACTTCCCACCCGCTCACGACGGGCATGAGCGTGTCAAGAACGA
The Fimbriimonadaceae bacterium DNA segment above includes these coding regions:
- a CDS encoding response regulator, giving the protein MVSLAPESGWMGRPQRILVVDDERHIVRLIQVNLERQGYTIDTAFDGVEALVKMRADKPHLVVLDTLMPVVSGWEVLDAMARDPELCDIPVVLLSVERDIDDDDPRWPPGGKPPNVRLRLFKPFNPGQLLEALQ
- a CDS encoding cupin domain-containing protein, yielding MPKVNLVDAFAQIDAYWSPRIVAELNGQHVKLAKLKGEFVWHAHPDEDELFLVVAGRLTLEMREGNIELCPGEFYVVPRGVEHRPVAHEEAHVLLFEPAGTRNTGDAGGDRTVDPEWL
- a CDS encoding TIGR01777 family oxidoreductase, translated to MKVVLAGGSGQVGAVLRRALKPRGAEVVVLTREATPDTMQWDGKALGPWADAVDGADVVINLAGRSVNCRYTPENRRAILDSRVDSTRVIGQAIAQAESPPAVWLQASTATIYRHRYDAPNDDVTGELGGNEPGAPDTWNFSIDVAKAWEQTLAEAPTSHTRKVAMRSALTLSPDRGGVFDVLLGLVRKGLGGAMGDGRQYVSWIHEADFGAAVLFLIDHEELEGPVALASPNPIPNSEFMHVLREAWGARFGLPAPAWMIEIGTRLMGTESELVLKSRRVLPTRLLRAGFEFQFPEWPAAAADLCARVRDASRPDTR